A genomic stretch from Chromatiales bacterium includes:
- the aceA gene encoding isocitrate lyase has protein sequence MIADIQNDWDNNPRWKNVTRTYSAEDVVRLSGSVHRAYAYARLGSEKLWKLLHDEPYINCLGALTGGQAVQQVKAGVKAIYLSGWQVAADANLACAMYPDQSLYPANSVPAVVARINNAFQRADQIQWQKEKGDVDFFAPIVADAEAGFGGVLNAFELMRAMIEAGASGVHFEDQLASAKKCGHMGGKVLVPTSEAVQKLIAARLASDVCGVSTLLLARTDANAANLLTSDVDPYDQPFITGERTVEGFYQTRAGLDQAIARGLAYAPYADLLWCETAVPDLDEAQKFADAIHDQFPEQMLAYNCSPSFNWRKNLDEAKIAKFQRELGAMGYKYQFITLAGIHNMWYHMFDLADNYVKNGMTAYVDMVQQKEFAALDRGYTFSSHQAEVGTGYFDDVTTVIQGGASSVTALTGSTEEEQF, from the coding sequence ATGATAGCCGATATACAAAACGATTGGGATAACAACCCGCGCTGGAAGAATGTCACGCGCACATACAGTGCTGAAGATGTAGTGCGTTTAAGCGGTTCGGTGCATAGGGCTTATGCCTATGCGCGCTTGGGTTCCGAAAAGTTGTGGAAGCTATTGCACGATGAGCCGTATATTAATTGTTTGGGCGCATTAACCGGCGGACAGGCAGTGCAGCAGGTCAAAGCCGGCGTAAAGGCGATTTATCTCTCTGGATGGCAGGTTGCAGCGGATGCCAATTTAGCGTGTGCGATGTATCCTGACCAATCGCTTTATCCGGCTAACTCAGTGCCGGCGGTGGTTGCGCGTATCAACAATGCGTTTCAGCGTGCTGATCAAATACAATGGCAGAAGGAAAAGGGTGATGTAGACTTTTTTGCACCGATTGTTGCTGATGCCGAAGCGGGTTTTGGTGGCGTGCTCAATGCCTTTGAATTGATGCGGGCGATGATAGAGGCCGGGGCATCGGGTGTGCATTTTGAGGATCAGCTGGCTTCCGCAAAGAAATGCGGTCACATGGGTGGCAAGGTGTTGGTGCCGACGAGTGAAGCGGTGCAAAAGTTAATCGCTGCTAGGCTAGCATCCGATGTGTGCGGTGTTTCTACATTGTTGTTGGCGCGTACTGATGCCAATGCGGCTAATCTTTTGACATCGGATGTGGATCCTTATGATCAGCCTTTTATCACCGGAGAGCGCACTGTTGAGGGCTTTTATCAAACTAGGGCAGGATTAGATCAAGCGATAGCAAGAGGGCTTGCTTACGCACCGTATGCTGATTTACTGTGGTGCGAAACTGCGGTGCCGGATTTGGACGAAGCACAGAAGTTTGCCGATGCGATTCACGATCAATTTCCTGAGCAGATGCTCGCTTATAATTGTTCACCGTCGTTTAACTGGCGTAAGAATTTGGACGAAGCGAAGATTGCCAAGTTCCAACGGGAGCTTGGCGCGATGGGTTATAAGTATCAATTCATCACGCTTGCCGGTATACACAATATGTGGTACCACATGTTTGATTTAGCCGATAACTATGTCAAGAACGGGATGACCGCTTATGTTGATATGGTGCAACAGAAAGAGTTTGCGGCACTCGACCGCGGCTATACTTTCTCTAGTCACCAAGCTGAGGTAGGCACGGGTTATTTTGACGATGTGACCACCGTTATACAAGGCGGTGCCTCTTCAGTTACTGCACTCACTGGTTCCACCGAAGAAGAGCAGTTTTAG
- a CDS encoding efflux RND transporter periplasmic adaptor subunit has protein sequence MKKTQKFMILAALCITALLATILMQTRPQAIASKEDKTLTSVETVVAEERSIIPNYTLTGRLQPIKTSDLEFEVEGQIIARYVEPGTYVRQGQVLLAIDKDDYYDAYIQAQARRDNVSAQLKYDKELLKLTMENVALQRREVARVESLSSKQHVSPSVVESEKKQLVNFRSEQVRLEYSIRKAEIDLVLNNSLLNNAQRDLQRTSLSAPFSGTVNEIMVEIGDYVSRSKKVATLVDLSLYDLILNVSNSEVSTLELNSTVPVTIGNKNYQGTLVALQEDPDYETNTHKVKIRLSGNDLQAGATAQATLKGKRHERAISIPVTAVQYIDGQPFLFVVSDNNILENREVLLGMRLSDEIVVEQGITVGELVVARDIEKLNFNQEVIPTPLNPPNSLN, from the coding sequence ATGAAAAAGACTCAAAAATTTATGATACTGGCAGCATTGTGCATAACCGCACTCCTCGCCACCATATTAATGCAAACTCGCCCTCAAGCTATCGCTTCAAAAGAGGATAAAACTTTAACCAGTGTTGAAACCGTCGTTGCTGAAGAGCGTAGCATCATACCCAACTATACATTGACCGGACGATTGCAACCTATCAAGACCAGCGATCTGGAGTTTGAAGTGGAAGGGCAAATCATCGCTCGCTATGTCGAACCCGGAACTTATGTGCGGCAAGGGCAAGTGTTGCTAGCAATAGACAAAGACGATTATTACGATGCCTACATACAGGCGCAAGCTCGGCGCGACAATGTCTCCGCACAACTGAAATACGACAAAGAACTACTGAAACTGACGATGGAAAATGTTGCCTTGCAACGACGCGAAGTGGCTCGTGTCGAGAGCTTATCATCCAAACAACATGTCTCGCCGTCGGTGGTGGAGTCGGAAAAGAAGCAGCTGGTTAACTTTCGCTCTGAACAAGTCAGACTAGAGTACTCTATCAGAAAAGCGGAAATAGACTTGGTGTTAAACAACAGCTTACTCAATAATGCACAGCGCGACTTACAACGCACCAGCTTGAGTGCGCCTTTTAGCGGCACGGTCAACGAAATTATGGTTGAAATAGGAGACTATGTCAGCAGATCTAAAAAGGTGGCAACCCTAGTTGACCTATCGCTCTACGACTTGATATTAAATGTGAGCAACTCCGAAGTCAGCACACTAGAATTGAATAGCACGGTGCCAGTGACAATAGGCAACAAAAACTACCAAGGCACGCTCGTTGCTCTACAAGAAGACCCCGACTACGAAACCAACACCCACAAAGTGAAAATTAGGTTGTCAGGCAACGATCTGCAAGCTGGAGCCACTGCGCAAGCAACACTTAAAGGCAAGCGTCATGAAAGAGCCATTAGTATTCCGGTGACTGCAGTGCAGTATATAGATGGACAACCTTTTTTATTCGTCGTCAGCGATAACAATATCTTAGAAAATAGAGAAGTATTGCTGGGCATGCGGCTAAGCGATGAGATAGTCGTAGAGCAAGGAATCACAGTAGGCGAACTCGTCGTTGCGCGCGACATTGAAAAGCTAAATTTCAATCAAGAGGTAATACCAACCCCACTAAACCCTCCGAACTCGCTAAACTAA
- the icd gene encoding NADP-dependent isocitrate dehydrogenase, translating to MAPSNLIKVPKQGEAIKVSANGDVMVPDCPIIPFIEGDGIGVDVTPVMCKVVNTAVQCAYDGKRHIEWMEVYAGEKAVELYGQDQWLPQQTYEAIDQYNIAIKGPLTTPVGGGIRSLNVAIRQQMDLFACVRPIRYFPGTPTPLKDSETTDMVVFRENTEDIYAGIEWSADTPEVQKVLDFLADEMGVTEIRFPNHCGLGVKPVSKEGSQRLIRKAIRYAIENRRSSVSLVHKGNIMKYTEGAFRNWGYELAAAEFGAQPIGDGPWCTIENPKYPSETIVIKDIIADNFLQQILLKPNEYDVIATLNLNGDYISDALAAQVGGIGIAPGANMSDKVAVFEATHGSAPKYAGKNRVNPGSIILSAEMMLRHIGWHEAADLVIHGVAEAIANKTVTYDLARVRGGITAGGPKLGDVGAELQRLMPGAKLVTTSGFGDAIVGHIELETSD from the coding sequence ATGGCACCAAGCAATTTAATCAAGGTTCCAAAGCAGGGCGAGGCGATAAAAGTATCTGCCAACGGTGATGTGATGGTGCCCGATTGCCCGATTATCCCTTTTATAGAAGGGGATGGTATAGGTGTTGATGTAACCCCAGTGATGTGTAAAGTGGTAAATACTGCAGTGCAGTGTGCTTATGACGGCAAGCGTCATATCGAATGGATGGAAGTTTATGCCGGTGAAAAGGCCGTTGAACTTTACGGGCAAGACCAGTGGTTGCCGCAACAGACTTACGAGGCTATAGACCAATATAATATTGCTATCAAGGGACCTTTGACGACGCCGGTGGGGGGTGGTATACGTTCTTTGAATGTCGCAATTCGTCAACAAATGGATCTATTTGCGTGTGTCAGACCAATCCGTTATTTTCCTGGTACGCCTACGCCACTGAAAGACTCCGAGACCACTGATATGGTTGTGTTTCGTGAGAATACCGAAGATATTTATGCCGGCATAGAATGGTCGGCCGACACGCCGGAAGTCCAAAAAGTTTTAGATTTTCTCGCCGACGAGATGGGAGTGACGGAAATACGTTTTCCCAACCATTGTGGTTTAGGCGTCAAACCAGTTTCTAAAGAAGGTTCGCAGCGATTGATTAGAAAGGCGATACGCTATGCAATAGAAAATCGTCGTTCGTCGGTGTCGTTGGTGCACAAAGGCAATATTATGAAATATACCGAAGGTGCATTTCGCAACTGGGGTTATGAGCTTGCAGCTGCCGAGTTTGGTGCACAACCGATAGGCGATGGTCCGTGGTGCACGATAGAAAACCCTAAGTATCCGAGTGAGACCATTGTTATCAAAGACATCATTGCCGATAATTTTCTACAGCAAATACTTTTGAAGCCGAACGAGTATGATGTGATAGCCACTCTCAACTTGAATGGCGATTATATATCCGATGCTTTGGCAGCACAGGTGGGGGGCATTGGGATTGCGCCTGGGGCTAATATGTCCGATAAGGTTGCGGTGTTTGAAGCCACTCACGGCAGCGCACCTAAATACGCCGGCAAGAATCGTGTTAACCCGGGTTCTATTATTCTTTCCGCTGAGATGATGTTACGACATATAGGATGGCACGAGGCTGCCGATTTGGTCATCCATGGTGTGGCAGAGGCTATTGCCAATAAGACTGTGACCTATGATTTGGCGAGAGTGCGCGGCGGTATTACTGCTGGCGGCCCTAAGTTGGGCGATGTTGGTGCTGAGTTACAGCGGTTGATGCCGGGAGCTAAACTGGTTACCACTTCGGGTTTCGGTGATGCCATCGTTGGACATATTGAGCTAGAGACCAGCGACTAA
- a CDS encoding LPS-assembly protein LptD, translated as MFRYGYLSIAASNLLLLSSVLFAEAEQCVPVGMPSAATAEQLRLSADRIEINPNQTSVLQGRVQLQKDNNRILADRVAVDADNDKLVARGNVRYTSCNIQTPPWFISADELTLDRDKQTGVIKRAWLHLGEVPFLYLPRYRLSLSENRRKSGLLPPRLSYNSNAGVEAGSPWYFNIAPNKDMTITPKVYSQRGAGVDVDARYLYAREYGRLGFSWLDDTDYDDHRYFYFFEHRARGDDIFRLDVKVQRVSDTDYIEDLASNITLLNQSYLRSYVESDLFWRGWHFNFQSESLQRADADANWLQEPYQYQLRPGLKATRIFDDGPLGMNFVFQSQAAQFVHKYSYIQDSDGNRDYIPVGNRFHNSLRMDWQYRRPWFFFTSAATINHTHYKLYRQDNINRTQPVYSLHSGLIFEKTPGEGDRFKHTLEPTLFYLNVPRRQQDDIPLFDTTANEFNFASLFSENRFNGIDRIGDADQLTVALNSRLLHRSSGKEALRASIGRIYYLREQRVRLNERRDENRPQSPLIGELGLDLNNKVKFLSSWVWDSKQDQTLKFTTRLSLKGSGNRRVNLYYRSQADAFGDQLPDEFDSNRGYEQAGVNLGMPLNDNWTMLAGLLHDFDADNSLSTFLGVRYRSCCWSVGFNVQRRLVDVDNESGRLIDGDLDYETHIGFEFNLEGLSDLGNNLDETLGNQIFGYWWE; from the coding sequence ATGTTTAGATATGGTTATTTGAGCATTGCGGCATCGAATTTGTTGCTACTGAGTTCGGTATTATTTGCCGAAGCTGAGCAATGTGTGCCGGTGGGTATGCCATCCGCTGCTACCGCTGAGCAACTTCGCCTCTCGGCAGACCGAATAGAAATCAATCCTAATCAAACATCAGTTTTGCAAGGACGGGTACAATTACAGAAAGATAACAATCGGATACTCGCCGATAGGGTTGCAGTTGATGCCGATAACGATAAACTCGTTGCGCGCGGTAATGTGCGTTATACGAGTTGCAATATCCAAACACCGCCCTGGTTTATCTCTGCCGATGAGCTGACTTTGGATAGAGATAAACAGACCGGCGTTATCAAAAGAGCATGGTTGCACTTGGGTGAGGTTCCGTTTTTGTATTTGCCGCGCTACCGTTTGAGCCTATCTGAGAACCGGCGTAAAAGTGGTTTGTTGCCGCCGCGCTTGAGTTATAACAGCAATGCCGGCGTTGAAGCCGGGAGTCCTTGGTATTTTAATATAGCGCCGAATAAAGATATGACGATTACGCCCAAAGTCTATAGTCAGCGCGGTGCAGGAGTTGATGTAGATGCGCGCTATTTATATGCTCGTGAGTACGGTAGATTAGGTTTTTCATGGCTAGATGATACTGATTACGACGACCATCGCTACTTCTATTTTTTTGAGCATCGCGCTAGGGGTGATGATATATTTCGTTTAGATGTTAAAGTGCAAAGGGTCTCCGATACTGATTATATAGAAGATCTAGCTAGCAATATAACTTTGTTGAATCAATCGTATTTGCGTAGTTATGTGGAGAGCGATTTGTTTTGGCGAGGTTGGCACTTTAATTTTCAAAGCGAGTCTTTACAAAGAGCCGACGCTGATGCGAATTGGTTGCAAGAACCTTACCAATATCAGCTCAGACCGGGATTGAAAGCGACGCGGATATTCGACGATGGTCCCTTGGGTATGAATTTCGTGTTTCAATCTCAAGCGGCACAATTCGTGCATAAATATAGTTATATACAAGATAGCGATGGCAACCGTGATTATATTCCAGTTGGCAATCGTTTTCATAATAGTCTCAGAATGGATTGGCAATATCGCCGACCTTGGTTTTTTTTCACATCCGCAGCAACCATCAACCACACGCACTATAAGCTCTATCGGCAAGACAACATCAATCGCACGCAACCGGTCTATAGCCTACATTCGGGCTTGATATTTGAAAAAACACCTGGCGAAGGCGACCGATTCAAGCACACCCTAGAGCCTACTTTGTTTTACTTGAATGTGCCACGACGGCAGCAGGACGATATACCGTTATTTGATACGACTGCAAACGAGTTTAATTTTGCCAGTTTGTTTTCTGAGAACCGTTTTAACGGCATTGATAGAATTGGTGATGCCGACCAGCTGACAGTGGCTTTGAACAGTCGTTTATTACATCGTAGCAGTGGTAAAGAGGCGTTACGCGCAAGCATCGGCCGTATTTATTATTTGAGGGAGCAGCGGGTACGTTTGAATGAGCGGCGCGATGAAAATCGGCCGCAATCTCCGTTAATCGGAGAACTTGGGTTGGATCTGAATAATAAAGTAAAGTTTCTATCATCGTGGGTTTGGGACTCTAAGCAGGATCAAACCTTAAAATTTACTACTAGGCTGTCGCTTAAAGGCAGTGGTAATCGTCGGGTAAATCTATACTATCGCTCGCAAGCTGATGCCTTCGGTGACCAGCTACCCGACGAGTTCGATTCCAACCGCGGCTATGAACAAGCTGGTGTCAATCTAGGTATGCCGTTGAATGATAACTGGACGATGTTGGCCGGCTTGCTACATGATTTTGATGCCGACAATAGTTTATCAACTTTCTTGGGTGTTCGTTATAGAAGCTGTTGCTGGTCGGTTGGTTTTAATGTGCAGCGTCGTTTGGTAGATGTAGACAACGAGAGCGGTCGTTTGATAGATGGTGATTTAGATTATGAAACTCATATAGGTTTTGAGTTCAATCTCGAGGGCTTGAGTGATTTGGGCAATAATCTAGACGAGACTTTGGGCAATCAAATATTCGGCTATTGGTGGGAATAG